Part of the bacterium genome is shown below.
TAAGAAAAACGAGGAAACAGATTCCTACCTGCAACGGCGCAACACCCAAAACAGCTCCTGCAACGGTCAGCACGCCCTTGCCGCCTTTGAATCCGAAAAACACGGTCCAGATATGTCCCGCCACTGCGGCAACGCCCGCCAGGATCCGCACCAGGGTTTCATCAAAATAAGCCAAATTTATACCGGAGAAAAACAGCGAAGTAATGAACATCGCGGCGCAAAACCCTTTTGCGAGGTCAATGAAAGCAACCACGGCGCCCCATCTTCCGCCCAAAAGCCGAACGGCGTTGGTCATGCCCGCATTGCCGCTTCCCGTAGTGCGAACATCAACCCCTTTTAACAAACGGGATAATATAATGCTCGGGGAAACAGATCCGAGCAGATAAGAAGCGATTAAAATAATGAAGAGCGAGACCATATAATTAATTTGATTCGGTTAAAATACGAACGGTTCGCATAATACTAAAACGGAAATCTAAATTCAACTAAAATGCTTATTCACGGGAAATAAATGAAATAGCTGTGGCCCCGAAGGCTTAATAAACAAGCCCTCAAGCCAATAATGACTTGCTTCTTTGTTCAAATAAAATTATCATGGACTACCATGAAAGAATTGACGATTACATCCATCTGTCCGCTTTGTCACCATCCGCTGTTTCCCTTCAATCAGATTTCACACGGCGAAAAACGGTGGCATATGCGTCTTTTGTGCAAGAATGAGTCGTGTAATTTTAACGATCAATTTGATCTGACCATGACGCCGCGTGTATTTGAGATCTTTACCATGGATTTTAAATATGCGGTGGACGAACCGTACCTCCTGGAGCAAACCAGCGGTTATCATCACATCAGCTTATTTGTCATGTACATGATTCAATTGCTTGGAAGAACTTCTGTGCGCTATCTTGGGGAACAGTTACAGTTTAAGTACGCGAATTTAGAGAATTACCTCGTACGTTTATCGGAAGACGACCTGATAGGATTTGACGGACGGTATGCGCAAATTTCCGAAAGAGGAGTTCAGTTATTGCAAGCGGCATTGAATCAAAAACAGGAAGATTTTGTACGACGTCGCCATCAGGATTTTCATGGTGTCGTCAATAAATTAACCGACCTTTTGATGAAAGAAGATATCGCAACTTTTAATGCGGAGCGATCCAGGATGGCGCATGTTCTGTTGGATTTGTCGCCGATCAATTTATCGGGGCGGACCATCAAGCAGGCCAACTTAAGAAAAATAAAATTTTCTAATTCCACGTTCGACCATTGTTTATTTGAACAATGTAATTTCAATGCTGCGGCGATGGATCACAGCAGTTTTAAAAAAGCGCACTTGATCGATTGTCAGGTTCAACGCGCAGACCTTCAGCATGCAGATTTATCGTCGGCTATTTTTGAGAAATCGTTCTTGGTGGAAGCCGATATGTCTCGCGCTGTCGCATTTCACACTACTTTTAAGCAATGCAATTTGCGCTCATCCAATATGACCTCGATCAACCTGCGCGCATCCAACTGCCGCCAATCGGATATGACGCGGTGTAATCTGACGGAATCTGATATGACCGGCGCAAACCTGTGGGAAACAATACTGAATGAATCCAATTTGGAACGGTGCGAGATGAACAAAGTACAGATCAGCGTTGAGACCAAATTTCTTGATGCGCGCAACCTGCTAAAGGCCAAAAATATTTCTAAACAATTATGGGAAAAGATTCAGATTCAAAATAAAGATCTTCCGGATTTTACCGAATATCGTATTCAAAGTTCAAAACTGGCCGGATCATAGACGGTATTCTGCCCGCAAACTTAGCATGTCATGAAAGTCATCTGGTTTTCTGAAATAAAATGGAATTTTCTTACGCACCGGCACCATCACCTGATCCGCCACTTTCCGGACGACTGGGAGATATTATTCATCGAAAATTTCGCTCTCGGCAAAAAAAGTCATTTTATTCCGCGGCGCGACGGACGCGTAACGTACGTGACGTTGCCTATATTTAAGGGAACTGAATACGCGTTGATCAACGCCATTCAAAGTAACGTTTTTTTTCGTTTCCTGTTCACGATCATACTGTATGCATGGACGAAAACCGTTTTGCTGTTTACCGGTTTTTCCGGAGGCAGCCGGCTGATATTCACATCGAATATTTTTTTTGCAGATATAGTAAAAAGGCTGAATAAGAAAATTTTAATCTATGACTGCAACGATTACCCGATGGGGTTTTCCGGCGCATTGCCCATCGCAGAAAATTATTTCAGGAAAACAATCGAATATTCAGATATTTCCATTGCCGTATCGGAAAAATTACTGGAGGATATTCGTAAATACCACAGCGCCGAAAGTTATACGATCGGTAACGGAGTGGATTACGAACTGTTTGCTAATCCGGGAAAAAAGGAACCGCCGGCAGACATGGCCTCCATTCCGGATCCAATTGTTTTTTACGCAGGCGTACTATCCGATTGGTTCGATTTTGATCTCGTTGAAAAGATCGTCAATGAAATTCCGGAGGTCGCGGTGGTTATTGTCGGGCCTTCAATATCGCCGCATGTGAGAGCTGATGTGGAGCGGCTCTCAAAAATATCCCGCATTCATTTTCTGGGAACAAAACCGCACTCCGAACTTCCGTCGTATATTCGCGCCGCTCAAGTTTGTATGATTCCTTTTAAAAGAACGCCGCTCATCGAAAGATTTAGCCCCAATAAAATGTACGAATATCTTGCAGCCGGAAGTCCTGTAGTAACGATGGATTACACGGATGAGATCCGGCGGCTTCGGTCTGAAATTTATGTTGCCGGGAACACGGAGGAGTTTGTTGACATGGTTCGGAAAAGCCTAAAACAGAAAGCCGACGAATCCGTATTGCGTAAAATTGCTCAAAAAAACAGCTGGATGAGCAAGTCGCAGGAAATCGTCGAATTGATAAATAAAAAACTGCTCAGAGATAAAAAGCTTAAATGAAATCGTATTTTGTTCTATTCGTATTCTATTGGTCCATATTTGTTCTCACCGCCGGCGGCCGAATTGCGTCCAGCGATGAGACGGCTTTTTTTCTCGAGACGCAAAGCGCAGTTGAGCACGGGACATTAGCGGTGCCGGATACGGTCGTGAACAACGGATCGTACGGCAGAGACGGGAAGTTTTATATTGGCGGCGGGATAGGGTACACGTTCCTATCCGTTCCGTTTTATGCGCTCGGTAAACTTGTCATTGAAATTTTTCCAATTCCGGAAAACTACCGCGTTTTTATTCTTAAAGGTTTTTTCTCGCTGACCAATCAGTTTGTCTGCGCGATGATAGGCGTGTTGTTCTTTGTGTTTTGCAGGCGCGTCGGATATTCGTCAAAAATTTCTTTTTTTCTTACCGCCGCGCTTTTGTTTACTACAAATTTATTTCCGTATGCGAAATCATCCATGCGGGAACCCTTATTGACTTTATGCCTGTTGGCAGCCGCTTACGGGTTGTATGTATTCAAAGCTGAAAAGAAATCTTCGTATTTGCACCTCACCGGGTTTGCAGTTTTTTACATGATGAACACGAAAATTTCCTTCGCGGTACTGCTGCCCGTCATCGCGGTGTATTTTATATTGATCTACGATTCGAATTTATTCGTCTCCTTTCGTTTGATGGACTTTAAAATATTATTCGGAAAAAAAGCATTTTGGCGCGACGGCTTGATATTAATGGGATGGATTGTGGCGGCATTCACGGTGATTGGAGTATATAATTATATCCAATTCGGCAGTCTTTTCTCATCCGGATATACCAACAAACCTCAGCCGTTCAATAATCCGCTATGGCGAGGCATCCATGGACTGCTGTTCAGTTCCGGCAAAAGTTTTTTTCTCTATGCGCCTATCACGGTATTATTTTTAGCGGCAGCGCCGAGTTGGATAAAAAGTAATGTGAAAGAAGCTGTTTTTTTTGGTTTGTTATTCTTGGTCATGCTCGTTCTTCATGCAAAGTATTTCGCGTGGGCCGGGGACGGCAGCTGGGGGCCGCGTTATCTGATCCCGGTCATTCCATTTTTTATTCTACCGATGGGATCGCTTCTTCAAAATTCTTTGGAACAATCCAAAAAAATGTATAAATTTGCCGCACTTTCGCTGTGTGTAATCGGCCTTTTGATCCAATTAGGCGGAGTTAGCGTGTATCTCGGTAGTTATCTCCGATATATCGGAGAATATCCCTACAAGAAAGATTTTTCCGATCCGGAATTTTTATACCAAAGTCGGTACGTTCCCGAATATTCGCCTGTGATCGGCCATTGGAAACTTTTATTCGTGTCGTTGGAGAAACATATGAGCGGGGAAATTGGAATAATAAAGATTGACGACGCACAAAAACGAATCCCTATTGCCGACGCCCAAAAGGTTATCTATCTGATTGATTATTGGTTCATGTATATGTTTTATGCCGGTTTTAATACGGGATGGGTTTTATTTTTGTTCTTTGCGAGCGCGTTAACGGCGTCCACTTCGGGATTTTATGCGTTTCGTTTATTTGTGAAAGCGCAAGGTGCGCGTGGTTAAGCTTTTGGCCATCATTCCTGCGTATAATGAAGAGATGAATATCGCGCAGGTGGTTCGAAGTGTGGAAGAAACGCGAAAAATGCTTTCCGATGCTTTGCTGGACATCGTCGTGGTTAACGACGGTTCCGCCGACCGCACGTTGGAAGCCGCGGAATCAACGGGTGTCATCGTTCTCGATCTGCCGTACAATCTCGGCATTGGCGGCGCAGTACAGACAGGGTTTCGTTATGCGTTTGAACAGGACTACGATGTCGCTGTCCAGATCGACGGCGACGGCCAGCATGATCCGAAGTTTTTGCCCAAACTGATTGCGCCGATCATGTCGGGGACACATGACGTAGCGATCGGCTCGCGTTTTCTTGATTCATCCCGCGCAGGATTTCAGTCCACATTTACGCGGCGTATAGGGATTAAGATGTTTGAATGGATTAACTCGGTCATTATCCGGCAAAAGATCACTGATAATACATCGGGTTTTCGCGCATATAACAAAAAAACGATTGCCATGCTTGCGAATGAATACCCGGCAGATTATCCTGAGCCGGAAACGGTGATCATGCTGGGTTTACGGAGTTTCAGGATTGCAGAAATTCCAGTTGTGATGAAAGAAAGGCAAGGCGGCCGCTCTTCCATCGGGGCATGGGTTTCGTGGTTTTATATGGTGAAAGTTTTATTGGCTATATTTGTTAACGTATTTAAAAAACACAGATAATGAATCAGGGAACAATTGAAATCTGGCGTATTCAGGTTGTGGCTATCGGGTTCAGTCTTGCAGTCATGTTGTTTGTATTTGAATTGATCCGCAGAAAAAAATTGCGCGAAAAATATTCTCTGGTCTGGTTTGGGGCCGGCATAGTCATGATTGTTTTCTCCGTTTGGCGAGGCTTGCTGGACGAGGTCGCGCATTTTCTGGGAGTCGGATACGCGCCGGCGTTGCTTTTTTTAGTAGCGTTGTTTTTTGGAATGGTGCTGATGATCCATTTCTCGGTTGTGATTTCCGATTTGGCCGAGAAGAATAAAACGCTCGCGCAGGACATGGCTCTTCTGAAGGCGGAATTAAAAAAATTGAAAGCGGATGAACGTAAACCATCCTGATTATTGGGACCATATTTACCGCAACGAACGCCCGCGATGGGATTTGGGCAAGGCCACTCCGGTATTTGAAAACTGGTTAAAATCCGGGCAACCGCTCGGGACGGGGCGAATTGCTATTTTGGGCTGCGGAAACGGGCATGACGCGCTGCTTTTTGCCGACAACGGATTTGAAGTGACGGCGATTGATTTTGCGGTTGAACCGCTGGAGTATCTGAAGAAGAATATCCCTAAGAAACAAAAGAATATTAGCCTCTTAAAAGCTGATATTTTTGATTTGCCGCAGAAATATGCAGGCACTTTCGATTTTGTTTTGGAATATACTGCCTATTGTGCAATCGATCCGGTACGGCGGGACGAGTACGTAGATTCCGTGTACCGCATACTTAGGCCCAACGGATATTTGATCGGTTTATTTTTTCCTACGGACGGACGCCCCGGCGGGCCGCCGTTTGCGATTCGTTATGAAGAAATTGATGAGAAATTTTTGAAAAATTTTTCGGTAGTTTTTGACGAAATTCCAGAGGATTCGGTTGCTAAAAGACTGGGAAAGGAGAGATTTGTCATACTTCAAAAAAAATAAGATGTGGATTTTGATGCTCGGTTGTATTTCCTGCCGGCCTGCTATGACCGGCGAAGAAACAAAACTCGTTGATCTTATCCGGTATCAGCAGAAACTCAGGCCGAAATTTGAAATTCAGGATGCATATAAATTGCTGTATCAGGGAAATCTGGGAATCGACCATATCATGAGCGATACCGTGGCGGCAAAAGAGTATCTTGAATATGAGATGTCTTCCATACTGGAATCGGAGTTTCCGGGTGAGCAGCTCATTGAAAACATCTCCACGGACACCACCATTGTAAGGATCAATCTTCGTCCTTTTAAACGACTGGGTTTAGACACGGAAAAACTGTGGCGAACTTTGGTTTTTTCGTCGGCGCATTATCCCAAAGTTGAGGAAAAGTTCACTCACGCATGGGTTTTATTTGTAAAGTTGTGCGAAAAAAGAGTATTGTCATTTGACAACGACAAGGTCAGGCTTTTTGACGAACAAATGAGGGCTAACAACTACCGAAGCGCCCATCATTCCAACGAATATATGGATACTTATAAGCCCGCATACAGAGTTGTTTTGCTTCGCGAATTTGAAAATTTGTTTCACTTACCTAATTATTAATCCGAGAGGAATAGCGTGGAAGAAGAGTTACTTAAAATCCGGCGTGAAAAATTAGACAAATTACGCGACATGTCGATCGAGCCTTATCCGTATAAATTTGAGCGGCAGTATTTTTCTAAAGAATTGCTGGACAAATTTGAATCCCTCGGCGTGAAAGATGACTCGCAGTTGGAAAGTCCGGACGCCGTACGCGTGCAGGTCTGCGGGCGCATCATGTCGCTGAGAAGTAAGGGCAAGACGGCGTTCGCGCATGTTATGGATCCGCACGGTAAAATTCAGATCTATGCGCGTAAAGATGCACTGGGCGAAAAAATGTACGAGGCGTTTAGTAAACTGTTTGATCTCGGGGACATAATCGGCGTTAAAGGAATTTTGTTTAAGACGCATACGGGCGAGATCACGATTAAGGCGGAAGAGATTACGCTGTTGTGCAAGAGTTTGCGTTATTTGCCGGCAGGTAAAGAAAAAATTCTTGATGACGGAACGGTCCAAAGATACAGCGACGTGGAAGACAAAGAATTCCGTTACCGACAGCGGTATGCGGATATGATCATGCACCCGGACGTGCGGGAAGTATTTGTCAAGCGAAGCAAGATCATTTCCGCTATTCGTCAATTCCTCGATCGGCGCAACTACCTTGAGGTTGAGACGCCCATCCTGCAACCGCTGTACGGAGGCGCTTCGGCACGGCCTTTTCTGACGCACCACAACGCGCTCGACATTAAATTATATATGCGGATCGCCCTGGAATTGTATTTGAAGCGGCTCATTGTAGGCGGATGCGAACGCGTCTATGAGATATCGAAAATTTTCCGGAATGAAGGCATGGACCGTTTCCATAATCCGGAATTTACCATGCTGGAATTTTACGAAGCGTATGCGGACTTTTATGATCTGATGACGCTGACGGAAGAGATGCTGGCGTTCGTTTGCCGGGAAGTCAACGGATCGACGCAGTTTGAAACGATGGGACATTTGGTGAATTTTGCTCCTCCGTATGAACGCCTGAGCATGTTCGATGCGATCAAAAAATTCACGCAACTGGATGTCAGTGAGATGAATGAAGAATCGCTGCGTACGGAATGCCGAAAGATGGAAATTCCGCTTGACAAATCGTGGGATCGTGGCAAGATCATCGACGAGATATTCAGTGCAAAAGTGCAGGAACATTTAATTCAGCCCGTTTTCATTATGGAACAGCCGATTGAAATCTCGCCGCTTGCGAAAAAACATCGTTCCAAAAAAGGCGTGGTCGAGCGTTTCGAATTATTTATTCTGGGAAGTGAAGTCGCAAACGCCTTCAGCGAATTAAACGATCCGATCGACCAACGCGAACGTTTTGAGGCTCAAATGGGCCTGCGCGCGCGCGGGGATGACGAGGCCCAAATGCTGGACGAAGATTTTCTAAGGGCGATCGAGTACGGAATGCCGCCCACGGCAGGTGAGGGAATCGGGATCGATCGTTTGGTTATGATGATGACCAATCAGGAATCGATACGCGACGTACTCTTTTTTCCGACTATGCGCCCCGAGTAGTTTGACGCAAATAACCCAAAAGGAAAAAGAACTTTTAATAAACTTTGGTTCACCTACATTACAATTCAGAAAGTCTATTTTAAACAAAAATAATTCTGTGCTTTTTGTGTCTTTTCTGGCTAATATAGATTATGGCATTTTTTAAAAAAATCATCGTTACTATAGCGGAATTTCTATTTATCGACAAATTCGGTAAAAAGGTGTTGACTTTTTTTTCCGGAATGGGCGAATCGATTATTTTGTTTTATTTCGCAGTCAAGAATTTGCGCTATGTGCATCGCGACCGGAAGCTTGTATTGGAACAAATGGTGATCGTGGGTTTTAATTCGATCCCGCTCGTCATTGTGTCCGCAACGTTTGCTGGAATGGTCAGCGCCGTACAAGCAGGTTATCAATTGCAGGGATTCGGATCGCCTAATTTGTTTCTCGGTTCCGCGACTTCCCGCGCTATTACGACGGAACTGGCGCCTGTGTTGACGGGATTGGTTTTGTCCGGGAGATTTGGCGCGTCGATAGCCGCGGAGATCGGCACGATGAAAGTGACGGAACAGATTGACGCGTTGGAAACGCTGGCGATTGATCCGATCCGTTATCTTGCTACTCCAAGATTGCTCGCGGGTATTATCATGATGCCGGTTCTCATTGTCATTGCCGACTTTATAGCCATCGGCGGATCCATGTTCATCGGGTACATATCGATGGATGTAGCTCCTCAGGCTTTTTTTGCCAGCGTTCAACGATTCATGGAGGTTAGAGATTTAATGGCCGGTATCGTTAAAGCATTTCTCTTTGGCACATCTACGGCGCTCATCGGTTGTTACGTTGGATTCTCCACCGAAGGCGGAGCTGAAGGAGTAGGACAGGCAACGATACGCGCGTTCGTATTATCGTCGGCTGCGATACTGGTTAATGATTACGTAGTCGCTTCGATATTTTTCTTATAAAGTAACTATTCAACATTCGAGATTTTATGCCACTAAGACACTAAGACACGAAAAATCACAAAGAAGTATAGGTTCTTTCTTCGTGTAACTTTGTGATTTCGTGCCTAGGTGGCAATTCTTAAGGTATTATGATCCAGATCAGCAATCTTCACAAATCGTTTCGCGATAAGCATATATTAAGCGGCGTAAACCTTGACATTGAGACGGGTAAAATTACTACCATCATCGGCCGCTCGGGATGTGGAAAAAGCGTATTGCTAAAACATGTCGTAGCTTTGCTCAGGCCGGACAGAGGTAAAGTGATAGTGGAAGGTGAAAACCTCAGCGACATGTCGTCATCGGAACTTTTTGAGATACGAAAAAAAATGGGTCTTGTTTTCCAGAACGGAGCATTGTTTGATTCCATGAATGTCGATGAAAATGTCGGGCTTGGCTTGCGTGAACACACGAAGTTGTCCGAAAAGGAAATCGGGGAAAAAATTACGCGGCTCCTGGATATGGTAGGTTTGCCCGGCATTGAAAAATATAAGCCGTCCGAACTCTCCGGCGGCATGAAAAAACGCGTAAGCCTGGCTCGCGCGCTTGCCATGGAACCGAAATTTGTGCTGTATGACGAACCTACCACCGGACTTGATCCCATCATGGCTGCGATCATTGACGATCTCATCATTCGACTCAATACGGAACTCAACATCACATCCATCGTCGTAACGCATGATATGCACAGCGTTTACGAGATCTCCGACCGCGTTGCCATGCTCCATTATGGCGTAGTACGATTTTGCGGCAGCACAGATGAACTCAGAAATACGACCGATCCCGTAGTTCGTCAGTTCATCGAAGGTAAAATCGAAGGTCCGATTCAGCCCGTTTTGAAAGACGGAAGGTAAATATTTTCAACTTCTGTTCGCGGTTCGTTCCCCATTTTTCTCCCGCTATTGCATTTTTCAACACTTTTCTATCCTCAATTTCTGTAACTCTATTCCACATCTGCACTTTTTCATTCGATTAAAACCATATTATTTATCATGTCAAAACATGACCTACGTCAGCGTTTTTCGGATAAACATTTCTTACATTATGCTGGTAAGTAACATAGTTATAGGAGAAAATAGCATGTCGAAATATAAAATTGCGTGGCTTCCGGGGGACGGAGTAGGAATTGAGGTTTTGGAAGCCGCAAAAATCGTTTTGGATAAACTGAAATTAGACGCGGAATACATTCACGGCGATATAGGGTGGGAATTCTGGTGTCAGGAAGGTGACGCACTGCCGCAAAGAACCGTGGATCTGCTGTATGAAGTAGACGCGGCGATGTTTGGCGCGATCACTTCGAAACCGGTCAAAGATGCAGAAGCGGAATTAGCAAAGGATTTAAAAGGCAAAGGGCTGATCTACCGTTCGCCGATTGTCCGTATGCGCCAAACATTTGATCTTTACACGTGCTTGAGGCCGTGCAAAGCCTATCCCGGAAATCCTTTGAACTTCAAAGAAAACATAGATATGGTCATTTTCCGTGAAAATACGGAAGACCTGTACGCGGGCGTGGAATTCAATCCCGTTCCGCCCACGTTGTCTGTCACGCTGTCTAACTTATCAAAGAATTTTGCGCCATTTAAGAATCTAAAGCCCGATGAGTATGCGGTCTCCTGCAAGATTAACACAAAAAAGGGTTCCGAACGAATTATTCGCGCGGCGTTTGAATTTGCACGTGAATTTAAACGCAAAAAAGTGACGGTTGTTCATAAAGCGAATGTCGTAAGGGCAACGGACGGCTTATTTTTTGATATTGCAAAATCGGTGGCAAAAGAGTACCCGGAAATTCAAATGGACGATGCCAATATTGACGCTATGACTATGTGGCTTTTGAAAAATCCGCTGAGTTATGACGTCCTGGTTGCGCCGAATCTTTACGGCGATGTGATCTCGGATCTCGCGGCGCAGTTGGTCGGGGGATTGGGATTTGGCTGTTCCGGCAATATCGGAAATGATCTCGCCGTATTTGAACCGAGTCACGGCTCCGCTCCAAAATACGCCGGTATGTATAAAGTCAATCCGATCGCCACGATTCTCGCGGCGAAAATGATGCTCGATTGGCTTGGCGAAACTAAGATGGGCGAGAAGCTGGAGAAAGCAACGGCGGAAGTGATTCGTGAAGGTAAAGTTCGCACCTACGATATGGGCGGGACCGCTAAGACGCTCGATATTGCGAATGCGGTTGCGGAGAAATTGTGATTTGTTAATGTGAAGTGATTTAAGAATGAAGATCAACGATTTTTGATTTACGATTAAATGAAAAAATTGGAAAAGGATCGCAAATCTAAAATCTTCAATCCTTGTTCTTAGATCATTCTATGACCAATTGGCAAAATACCAGACAAGGAAAAAAATTGAGTCAGATCCTGTTACATGATGTCGGAGCGAGAGACGGACTGCAGATGGAAAAGCAGGTAGTTCCGACAGAGCAAAAAATAAAATGGATTGAAGGGCTGATACTGGCCGGAATGGATATTATTCAGGTCGGATCCTTTGTTCATCCCACGAAAGTTCCACAAATGGCGGATACCGACGCGCTCTTCAAACATTTTATGTTACCCGAGAATAGACCGGAACGAACCGTGCTTTCCTGTCTTGTTCTGAATGAAAAAGGACTTGAGCGCGCAT
Proteins encoded:
- the plsY gene encoding glycerol-3-phosphate 1-O-acyltransferase PlsY, which gives rise to MVSLFIILIASYLLGSVSPSIILSRLLKGVDVRTTGSGNAGMTNAVRLLGGRWGAVVAFIDLAKGFCAAMFITSLFFSGINLAYFDETLVRILAGVAAVAGHIWTVFFGFKGGKGVLTVAGAVLGVAPLQVGICFLVFLIVFGLFRYISLGSIVGSWVFPIMVFIQKFILDSSVSFHLVWFSVFVAVLITFTHRENIVRLLRGEEKKFGKPATHQNT
- a CDS encoding pentapeptide repeat-containing protein, with amino-acid sequence MTCFFVQIKLSWTTMKELTITSICPLCHHPLFPFNQISHGEKRWHMRLLCKNESCNFNDQFDLTMTPRVFEIFTMDFKYAVDEPYLLEQTSGYHHISLFVMYMIQLLGRTSVRYLGEQLQFKYANLENYLVRLSEDDLIGFDGRYAQISERGVQLLQAALNQKQEDFVRRRHQDFHGVVNKLTDLLMKEDIATFNAERSRMAHVLLDLSPINLSGRTIKQANLRKIKFSNSTFDHCLFEQCNFNAAAMDHSSFKKAHLIDCQVQRADLQHADLSSAIFEKSFLVEADMSRAVAFHTTFKQCNLRSSNMTSINLRASNCRQSDMTRCNLTESDMTGANLWETILNESNLERCEMNKVQISVETKFLDARNLLKAKNISKQLWEKIQIQNKDLPDFTEYRIQSSKLAGS
- a CDS encoding glycosyltransferase family 1 protein — its product is MKVIWFSEIKWNFLTHRHHHLIRHFPDDWEILFIENFALGKKSHFIPRRDGRVTYVTLPIFKGTEYALINAIQSNVFFRFLFTIILYAWTKTVLLFTGFSGGSRLIFTSNIFFADIVKRLNKKILIYDCNDYPMGFSGALPIAENYFRKTIEYSDISIAVSEKLLEDIRKYHSAESYTIGNGVDYELFANPGKKEPPADMASIPDPIVFYAGVLSDWFDFDLVEKIVNEIPEVAVVIVGPSISPHVRADVERLSKISRIHFLGTKPHSELPSYIRAAQVCMIPFKRTPLIERFSPNKMYEYLAAGSPVVTMDYTDEIRRLRSEIYVAGNTEEFVDMVRKSLKQKADESVLRKIAQKNSWMSKSQEIVELINKKLLRDKKLK
- a CDS encoding glycosyltransferase family 2 protein, whose amino-acid sequence is MVKLLAIIPAYNEEMNIAQVVRSVEETRKMLSDALLDIVVVNDGSADRTLEAAESTGVIVLDLPYNLGIGGAVQTGFRYAFEQDYDVAVQIDGDGQHDPKFLPKLIAPIMSGTHDVAIGSRFLDSSRAGFQSTFTRRIGIKMFEWINSVIIRQKITDNTSGFRAYNKKTIAMLANEYPADYPEPETVIMLGLRSFRIAEIPVVMKERQGGRSSIGAWVSWFYMVKVLLAIFVNVFKKHR
- a CDS encoding DUF2304 domain-containing protein encodes the protein MNQGTIEIWRIQVVAIGFSLAVMLFVFELIRRKKLREKYSLVWFGAGIVMIVFSVWRGLLDEVAHFLGVGYAPALLFLVALFFGMVLMIHFSVVISDLAEKNKTLAQDMALLKAELKKLKADERKPS
- a CDS encoding methyltransferase domain-containing protein; this encodes MNVNHPDYWDHIYRNERPRWDLGKATPVFENWLKSGQPLGTGRIAILGCGNGHDALLFADNGFEVTAIDFAVEPLEYLKKNIPKKQKNISLLKADIFDLPQKYAGTFDFVLEYTAYCAIDPVRRDEYVDSVYRILRPNGYLIGLFFPTDGRPGGPPFAIRYEEIDEKFLKNFSVVFDEIPEDSVAKRLGKERFVILQKK
- the lysS gene encoding lysine--tRNA ligase, translated to MEEELLKIRREKLDKLRDMSIEPYPYKFERQYFSKELLDKFESLGVKDDSQLESPDAVRVQVCGRIMSLRSKGKTAFAHVMDPHGKIQIYARKDALGEKMYEAFSKLFDLGDIIGVKGILFKTHTGEITIKAEEITLLCKSLRYLPAGKEKILDDGTVQRYSDVEDKEFRYRQRYADMIMHPDVREVFVKRSKIISAIRQFLDRRNYLEVETPILQPLYGGASARPFLTHHNALDIKLYMRIALELYLKRLIVGGCERVYEISKIFRNEGMDRFHNPEFTMLEFYEAYADFYDLMTLTEEMLAFVCREVNGSTQFETMGHLVNFAPPYERLSMFDAIKKFTQLDVSEMNEESLRTECRKMEIPLDKSWDRGKIIDEIFSAKVQEHLIQPVFIMEQPIEISPLAKKHRSKKGVVERFELFILGSEVANAFSELNDPIDQRERFEAQMGLRARGDDEAQMLDEDFLRAIEYGMPPTAGEGIGIDRLVMMMTNQESIRDVLFFPTMRPE
- a CDS encoding ABC transporter permease, with the protein product MAFFKKIIVTIAEFLFIDKFGKKVLTFFSGMGESIILFYFAVKNLRYVHRDRKLVLEQMVIVGFNSIPLVIVSATFAGMVSAVQAGYQLQGFGSPNLFLGSATSRAITTELAPVLTGLVLSGRFGASIAAEIGTMKVTEQIDALETLAIDPIRYLATPRLLAGIIMMPVLIVIADFIAIGGSMFIGYISMDVAPQAFFASVQRFMEVRDLMAGIVKAFLFGTSTALIGCYVGFSTEGGAEGVGQATIRAFVLSSAAILVNDYVVASIFFL
- a CDS encoding ABC transporter ATP-binding protein is translated as MIQISNLHKSFRDKHILSGVNLDIETGKITTIIGRSGCGKSVLLKHVVALLRPDRGKVIVEGENLSDMSSSELFEIRKKMGLVFQNGALFDSMNVDENVGLGLREHTKLSEKEIGEKITRLLDMVGLPGIEKYKPSELSGGMKKRVSLARALAMEPKFVLYDEPTTGLDPIMAAIIDDLIIRLNTELNITSIVVTHDMHSVYEISDRVAMLHYGVVRFCGSTDELRNTTDPVVRQFIEGKIEGPIQPVLKDGR
- a CDS encoding isocitrate/isopropylmalate dehydrogenase family protein encodes the protein MSKYKIAWLPGDGVGIEVLEAAKIVLDKLKLDAEYIHGDIGWEFWCQEGDALPQRTVDLLYEVDAAMFGAITSKPVKDAEAELAKDLKGKGLIYRSPIVRMRQTFDLYTCLRPCKAYPGNPLNFKENIDMVIFRENTEDLYAGVEFNPVPPTLSVTLSNLSKNFAPFKNLKPDEYAVSCKINTKKGSERIIRAAFEFAREFKRKKVTVVHKANVVRATDGLFFDIAKSVAKEYPEIQMDDANIDAMTMWLLKNPLSYDVLVAPNLYGDVISDLAAQLVGGLGFGCSGNIGNDLAVFEPSHGSAPKYAGMYKVNPIATILAAKMMLDWLGETKMGEKLEKATAEVIREGKVRTYDMGGTAKTLDIANAVAEKL